Proteins found in one Oribacterium sp. oral taxon 102 genomic segment:
- a CDS encoding NUDIX hydrolase, translating to MLNAENAEKPVKLIERTKRYEGRVITVYDDYVDVAGHKTHWDFIHHIGAAAVLPVLEDGRLLLVRQYRHALGRYTLEIPAGKRDAEDEDFLACAKRELEEETGFRTDTLEFLLYVNTTVAFLDEKIAIYLARDLKKGQVRWDEDEELGVEAWGLSDLQQLIYEGKMTDGKTVAAIQTYAAKYRR from the coding sequence ATGCTGAATGCGGAAAATGCAGAGAAGCCGGTGAAGCTGATCGAGAGAACGAAGCGCTATGAGGGCAGAGTGATCACGGTCTATGACGATTATGTCGATGTCGCGGGACATAAGACACACTGGGACTTCATTCATCATATCGGCGCGGCGGCGGTGCTTCCTGTACTGGAGGACGGCAGGCTGCTGCTGGTTCGTCAGTATCGGCATGCGCTCGGACGCTATACGCTGGAGATCCCCGCAGGGAAGAGGGACGCGGAGGACGAGGACTTCCTTGCGTGCGCGAAGCGGGAGCTGGAGGAGGAGACGGGCTTTCGTACGGATACGCTTGAATTCCTGCTCTATGTGAACACGACCGTCGCGTTTCTGGACGAGAAGATCGCGATCTACCTTGCGAGGGATCTTAAAAAGGGACAGGTCAGGTGGGACGAGGACGAGGAGCTTGGCGTGGAGGCGTGGGGGCTTTCGGATCTGCAGCAGCTTATCTATGAGGGGAAAATGACGGATGGCAAGACCGTCGCGGCGATCCAGACCTACGCGGCGAAATACCGGCGCTGA
- a CDS encoding hemolysin family protein, producing MLGRVILLLVLIFINGYFSCAEIAVLQVGEAKLRKLSEEGNRRAGLLLHLTAEPAKFLSTIQVAITLAGFLSSAFAADSFAEPLTVLLQRLGISAGRELMMPAVIVLITLLLSYLSIVLGELVPKRLAQVHTEGIALSMAGMLRVVSFLFAPAVWALTASTNALLRLFGIHPEDVEDKVSEEDILMMIDEGTEKGTIESAENELIQNVFEFNDLTVEDVCTHRTDVAMLYIEDSDRQWRRTIHDNRFANYPICGEDDDDIIGILDTKDYFRLNDQSRQNVMRNAVDKPFFVSQNMKVSDLFQTMKRERKYYAVVIDEYGGMTGIVTLHDLIEALVGDLQEEDEVPEPEQIEAIGENEWIVLGIADLEDVNERLGVSLPTENADTFGGYIMGIIGKVPDDGSSFHMETDGLSIDVAYIKNHRIGKTIVRKLPAAETADPEG from the coding sequence ATGCTTGGTCGAGTCATACTGCTGCTGGTGTTGATTTTCATAAACGGTTATTTTTCCTGCGCGGAGATCGCGGTGCTGCAGGTAGGGGAGGCGAAGCTCCGGAAGCTCTCCGAGGAGGGCAACCGCAGGGCGGGACTGCTGCTTCATCTGACGGCGGAGCCGGCGAAGTTCCTGTCCACGATACAGGTAGCGATCACGCTGGCAGGCTTTCTGTCCAGCGCCTTTGCGGCGGACAGCTTCGCGGAGCCGCTGACCGTGCTTCTTCAGCGTCTCGGCATCAGTGCGGGCAGAGAGCTGATGATGCCGGCCGTCATTGTACTGATTACCCTGCTTCTGTCCTATCTTAGTATCGTGCTGGGGGAGCTGGTGCCGAAGCGGCTTGCGCAGGTGCATACGGAGGGCATCGCGCTCTCCATGGCAGGGATGCTGCGCGTCGTCTCCTTCCTCTTCGCACCCGCGGTATGGGCGCTGACGGCTTCGACCAACGCGCTGCTCCGTCTCTTCGGGATCCATCCGGAGGATGTCGAGGATAAGGTTTCGGAGGAGGACATTCTCATGATGATCGACGAGGGGACTGAGAAGGGAACGATCGAGAGTGCCGAAAATGAGCTGATTCAGAATGTTTTTGAGTTCAATGATCTGACGGTCGAGGATGTGTGTACGCATCGCACGGACGTGGCGATGCTCTACATCGAGGACTCGGATCGCCAATGGCGGAGGACGATCCATGACAACCGCTTCGCCAACTATCCGATCTGCGGGGAGGATGACGACGATATCATCGGCATTCTGGATACCAAGGACTACTTCCGGCTGAACGACCAGTCGCGGCAGAATGTGATGCGGAACGCGGTGGACAAGCCCTTCTTCGTGTCCCAGAACATGAAGGTCTCCGACCTCTTTCAGACCATGAAGCGGGAGCGGAAATATTATGCGGTGGTGATTGACGAGTACGGCGGGATGACCGGCATCGTGACGCTGCACGACCTGATCGAAGCGCTGGTCGGGGATTTGCAGGAGGAGGACGAAGTCCCGGAGCCGGAGCAGATCGAGGCGATTGGGGAGAACGAGTGGATCGTCCTCGGCATCGCAGATCTGGAGGATGTCAACGAACGGCTCGGCGTCTCGCTTCCGACAGAGAATGCGGACACCTTCGGCGGCTATATCATGGGCATCATCGGGAAGGTGCCGGATGACGGCAGCTCCTTCCATATGGAAACGGATGGGCTGTCCATCGATGTCGCCTATATCAAAAACCATCGGATCGGGAAGACCATCGTGCGGAAGCTCCCTGCGGCAGAGACCGCGGATCCGGAGGGATAG
- a CDS encoding sugar phosphate isomerase/epimerase family protein, which yields MIQYGMRVHDICGRGTVTEVLDQVERLGVHYIQLAMGKSFSDIDSTAGHYSDGQACYVAEALRERGLHVSVLGCYINPAHPDESARQREVQRFIEHLKYAKLLGADLVGTETGRYSPDMRVTEETYTEECYQRVLGSFREIRDAAEKLGVRVGIEGVYNHTLCSPERIDRFLRDIASPNFDIILDSVNIITPETKGKPAEQDAIIRRCFELYGDRIAVLHLKDGDFTAERGQLFRHPGEGVFHYGELMRQLRRNKPYIVGLLENSSPERFREDCAYLDREYENAAENVR from the coding sequence ATGATACAATACGGAATGCGGGTGCACGATATCTGCGGCAGGGGCACAGTGACAGAGGTGCTGGATCAGGTCGAGCGGCTGGGCGTGCATTATATCCAGCTTGCGATGGGAAAGAGCTTCTCGGATATCGACAGCACGGCAGGTCACTATTCCGACGGACAGGCGTGCTATGTGGCGGAGGCGCTCCGGGAGCGGGGGCTTCATGTCTCGGTGCTGGGCTGTTATATCAATCCGGCGCATCCGGACGAGAGCGCGCGGCAGCGGGAGGTACAGCGCTTCATAGAGCATCTCAAGTACGCGAAGCTTCTGGGGGCGGATCTCGTCGGGACAGAGACCGGCAGGTACTCTCCGGATATGCGCGTCACGGAGGAGACCTATACGGAGGAATGCTATCAGCGGGTGCTCGGGAGCTTCCGGGAGATTCGGGACGCGGCGGAGAAGCTCGGCGTGCGGGTCGGTATTGAGGGTGTGTATAACCACACCTTATGCAGTCCGGAGCGGATCGACCGTTTCCTCCGGGATATCGCTTCCCCGAACTTTGACATCATCCTGGACAGCGTCAACATTATCACGCCGGAGACGAAGGGGAAGCCGGCGGAGCAGGATGCGATCATCCGCCGCTGCTTCGAGCTCTACGGGGATCGGATCGCCGTGCTGCACCTGAAGGATGGGGATTTTACGGCGGAGCGCGGGCAGCTCTTCCGTCACCCGGGCGAGGGTGTCTTCCATTACGGGGAGCTGATGCGGCAGCTCCGGCGGAACAAGCCCTATATCGTGGGGCTGCTCGAGAATTCCAGCCCGGAGCGCTTCCGCGAGGACTGTGCTTATCTGGATCGTGAGTATGAGAACGCTGCGGAAAATGTGCGCTGA
- a CDS encoding heavy-metal-associated domain-containing protein produces the protein MGIGDIIIGGAILLAVIIGIRSIKCRAESGCCGGGGSCETVKTKAVSDTDPEHYAYTAELKVEGMHCGNCKARVENALNALSGDWASADLSAGTVTVRMKQRRTEAELREAVRRAGYSVTGFTLQG, from the coding sequence ATGGGAATCGGAGATATCATTATCGGAGGAGCGATTCTCCTCGCCGTGATCATCGGTATCCGCAGCATCAAGTGTCGCGCGGAGAGCGGCTGCTGCGGTGGCGGCGGGAGCTGCGAAACCGTGAAGACCAAGGCAGTTTCGGATACAGATCCGGAGCATTATGCCTATACGGCGGAGCTTAAGGTCGAGGGGATGCACTGCGGGAACTGCAAGGCGCGCGTGGAAAATGCGTTGAACGCACTGTCCGGAGACTGGGCGAGCGCGGATCTCTCCGCAGGCACCGTAACCGTCCGGATGAAGCAGCGCCGGACGGAGGCGGAGCTTCGGGAGGCGGTTCGCAGGGCGGGCTATTCCGTGACAGGCTTTACATTGCAGGGATAA
- a CDS encoding helix-turn-helix domain-containing protein yields MDKRNLHNSRLELVFEKKIPGLRVSEALRHQEFIMRQRHVHATIELFFLIEGDRFMFVDQETYHLRAGSAMLVNHDLIHKTSVALGCPPDHRNFILQLDRSIFDGLLRQLGYPGFDTFGSIYGGIANFCAEDWDLILRIIEKFKNACTKSFGQSDANPELHSFLILQALELLGIFARARRLEQAESYRPSRNVVESGIHQKVHDIAMYLQNNSHENLPLDELAERFYMSKSYLTRIFRSVTGFSVVEYNRFIKVRKAQELLRGTDASVTEIAEQTGFGNITYFEKVFKQTTGQSPAKYRKHQGE; encoded by the coding sequence ATGGACAAAAGGAATCTTCACAATTCAAGACTGGAGCTCGTGTTCGAGAAGAAGATACCGGGGCTCAGAGTATCGGAGGCGCTGCGGCATCAGGAGTTCATCATGCGGCAGCGGCACGTTCACGCCACGATAGAGCTGTTTTTTCTGATCGAGGGAGACCGTTTCATGTTCGTGGATCAGGAGACCTATCATCTCCGGGCGGGCAGCGCCATGCTGGTGAACCATGACCTGATCCACAAGACCTCGGTCGCGCTGGGCTGTCCGCCCGACCATCGGAACTTCATTCTGCAGCTGGATCGCAGCATCTTCGACGGGCTGCTGCGGCAGCTCGGCTATCCGGGCTTCGATACCTTCGGGAGCATCTACGGAGGCATCGCGAACTTCTGCGCAGAGGACTGGGATCTGATTCTGCGGATCATTGAGAAGTTCAAGAACGCCTGTACGAAGAGCTTCGGTCAGAGCGATGCGAATCCGGAGCTGCATTCCTTTCTGATCCTGCAGGCGCTGGAGCTTCTGGGAATTTTCGCCAGAGCGCGGCGGCTCGAGCAGGCGGAGAGCTACCGTCCGAGCAGAAATGTAGTGGAGTCCGGCATACACCAGAAGGTGCATGATATCGCGATGTACCTGCAGAACAACAGCCATGAGAATCTCCCGTTGGACGAGCTCGCCGAGCGCTTCTATATGAGCAAGTCCTATCTGACGCGGATCTTCCGGAGCGTCACCGGCTTTTCTGTGGTAGAATACAATCGCTTCATCAAGGTGCGGAAGGCGCAGGAGCTGCTTCGCGGCACAGACGCGAGCGTGACGGAGATCGCCGAGCAGACAGGCTTCGGGAATATCACCTATTTCGAAAAGGTCTTCAAGCAGACGACGGGACAGTCGCCGGCGAAGTACAGGAAGCATCAGGGAGAGTAG
- a CDS encoding glycoside hydrolase family 88/105 protein — MKHLEESRRETEKLLNQYIDYLLENSDAAHPAWNIEAIKGWKENKWNYIDGCMIRGVLELYRIRGEQRFLDFAEDFVGGFVREDGSIRSYEITEQSLDNVNPAKNLFRLYDLTGREKYRRAIETVRAQLSQQPRTRQGSFWHKAIYPNQVWLDGIYMAMPFYIEYERRFREGEGIPDVCAQILRVEKNMRDRSSGLYYHGFDEERESFWADPESGCSPNFWLRAIGWFLLGIVDVLEELNRTEGFDTEKRELRRLLTDLVASLRHYQDRESGLFYQLVDKAGLRGNYLETSGSALLSAAVLRAVRLGFLPTEDRIFGESIFNGICDRRLRFIDGKPCLTGICLVGGLGGAARRDGSIAYYLSEPIVENDAKGVGPFLLAYMEMLQ; from the coding sequence GTGAAGCACTTAGAGGAGAGCAGACGGGAAACCGAGAAGCTCCTGAACCAATATATCGATTATCTTCTGGAAAATTCGGATGCGGCGCATCCGGCATGGAACATCGAGGCGATCAAGGGCTGGAAAGAGAACAAGTGGAACTACATAGACGGCTGCATGATCCGCGGGGTACTGGAGCTGTACCGGATCCGTGGGGAGCAGCGCTTCCTCGACTTCGCGGAGGACTTCGTGGGAGGCTTCGTGCGGGAGGACGGCAGCATCCGGAGCTATGAGATCACGGAGCAGAGTCTGGATAATGTGAATCCGGCGAAGAACCTCTTTCGGCTCTATGACCTCACCGGCAGGGAGAAGTATCGGAGGGCAATCGAAACGGTGCGGGCGCAGCTTTCACAGCAGCCGAGGACGAGGCAGGGGAGCTTCTGGCACAAGGCGATCTATCCGAATCAGGTCTGGCTGGACGGCATCTATATGGCGATGCCCTTCTATATCGAGTATGAGCGGCGCTTCCGGGAGGGAGAGGGGATCCCGGATGTCTGCGCGCAGATCCTCCGTGTGGAGAAGAACATGCGGGATCGGAGCAGCGGACTCTACTATCACGGCTTCGATGAGGAGCGGGAGAGCTTCTGGGCGGATCCTGAGAGCGGCTGCAGTCCGAACTTCTGGCTCCGCGCGATCGGCTGGTTTCTGCTCGGCATCGTAGATGTGCTGGAGGAGCTTAATCGGACGGAGGGCTTCGATACGGAGAAGCGGGAGCTCCGGCGGCTGCTCACCGATCTTGTCGCGAGTCTTAGGCATTATCAGGATAGGGAGAGCGGGCTTTTCTACCAGCTGGTGGATAAGGCGGGACTGCGCGGGAACTATCTGGAGACCTCGGGCAGCGCGCTGCTCTCCGCCGCAGTGCTGCGGGCAGTGCGGCTCGGCTTCCTCCCGACGGAGGATCGTATCTTCGGGGAGTCGATTTTCAACGGGATCTGCGACCGCCGTCTCCGATTCATTGACGGGAAGCCCTGTCTCACGGGAATCTGTCTCGTGGGAGGGCTCGGGGGTGCGGCGCGGCGGGACGGCTCCATCGCCTATTATCTCTCGGAGCCGATCGTGGAGAATGATGCCAAGGGAGTCGGTCCCTTCCTGCTCGCCTATATGGAGATGCTGCAATGA